From the Natrarchaeobaculum aegyptiacum genome, one window contains:
- a CDS encoding 1,4-dihydroxy-2-naphthoyl-CoA synthase yields the protein MVSELFDEAKWEPVEPLHDEFQDLTYHRSIDSGTVRIAFDRPAVRNAFRPGTVDELYDALDHAKRQTDVGCVLLTGNGPSPKDGGWAFCSGGDQTIRGDDGYQYEGDEDRASEQGRLHILEVQRLIRHIPKVVVCVVPGWAAGGGHSLHVVCDMTLASEEHAKFLQTDPDVASYDAGFGSAYLAKQIGQKKAREVFFLGKTYSAEEAAEMGMVNEVVPHEELEETALEWGERINQKSPTAMRMLKYAFNMTDDGMIGQQVFAGEATRLGYMTDEAKEGRDAFVEGRDPEFDDYPWHY from the coding sequence ATGGTATCGGAACTGTTCGACGAGGCGAAGTGGGAACCGGTCGAACCGTTACACGACGAATTTCAGGACCTCACGTATCACCGTTCGATCGACTCGGGGACGGTCCGAATCGCGTTCGATCGGCCCGCGGTGCGCAACGCGTTCAGGCCGGGAACCGTCGACGAACTGTACGATGCGCTCGATCACGCAAAGCGCCAGACAGACGTCGGTTGCGTCCTGCTGACGGGTAACGGGCCGTCGCCGAAGGACGGTGGCTGGGCGTTCTGTTCGGGTGGTGACCAGACCATCCGGGGTGACGACGGGTATCAATACGAAGGCGACGAAGACCGGGCGTCCGAACAGGGTCGGCTGCACATCCTCGAGGTTCAGCGTCTCATCCGCCACATCCCGAAGGTCGTCGTCTGCGTCGTGCCGGGGTGGGCCGCCGGCGGCGGTCACTCCCTGCACGTCGTCTGTGACATGACGCTGGCGAGTGAGGAACACGCGAAGTTCCTCCAGACCGATCCCGACGTGGCGAGCTACGACGCTGGCTTCGGTTCCGCGTACCTCGCGAAGCAGATCGGCCAGAAGAAGGCGCGCGAAGTGTTCTTCCTCGGGAAGACCTACTCGGCCGAGGAAGCTGCCGAGATGGGAATGGTCAACGAGGTCGTCCCCCACGAGGAACTCGAGGAGACGGCCCTCGAGTGGGGCGAACGGATCAACCAGAAGAGTCCGACGGCGATGCGGATGCTCAAGTACGCGTTCAACATGACCGACGACGGGATGATCGGCCAGCAGGTGTTCGCCGGTGAGGCAACTCGACTGGGGTACATGACCGACGAGGCGAAGGAGGGCCGGGACGCCTTCGTCGAGGGCCGCGATCCCGAGTTCGACGACTACCCCTGGCACTACTAG
- a CDS encoding J domain-containing protein: protein MGETYYDVLEIDPEASRDEIESAYRERVLETHPDHNDAPDASEQFQRVSRAKDVLTDGDERARYDRLGHDAYVRLAEHATGDEHDGNSRSGTDAHTTSRASTTSRSTDDSSARTSASWSGGTTSRTTSSGRTNATGGTYRGSSAKRARTRAATASGSTADGSSGGMGPSASASSGGAVDSTQQTTSSSFRYAVHDWDGQIDFEWTGREVTHSTAVTVGCLWLLYPAFVATSVLPAAPLAVNVILAACTIAIVGYLLTWPRLSAVLFGSWSLLFPIGLAVIDAVSLFSIVGLTALGFAWVPFGYALGLWWALQP from the coding sequence ATGGGTGAGACGTACTACGACGTACTCGAGATCGATCCGGAAGCCAGCCGGGACGAGATCGAGTCTGCCTACCGCGAACGGGTCCTCGAAACCCATCCAGACCACAACGACGCACCCGACGCCAGCGAGCAGTTCCAGCGCGTCTCACGTGCGAAAGACGTCCTGACCGATGGCGACGAACGCGCCCGCTACGACCGACTCGGCCACGACGCTTACGTCCGCCTCGCCGAACACGCCACGGGCGACGAACACGACGGAAATTCCCGGTCTGGAACCGACGCCCACACTACCTCCAGAGCATCCACGACCTCCCGGTCGACCGACGACTCGAGCGCCAGGACCAGCGCGTCCTGGAGTGGAGGGACGACCAGTCGAACCACCAGTTCTGGACGCACGAACGCGACTGGCGGAACGTACCGCGGATCGAGCGCGAAACGTGCGCGGACTCGAGCGGCCACCGCATCCGGTTCCACGGCCGATGGCTCGAGTGGTGGTATGGGACCGTCCGCGAGCGCCTCGAGTGGCGGCGCGGTCGACTCAACGCAGCAGACCACTTCCTCGAGCTTTCGGTACGCCGTCCACGACTGGGATGGCCAGATCGACTTCGAGTGGACCGGCCGGGAGGTTACCCACTCGACGGCGGTAACGGTCGGCTGTCTCTGGCTACTGTATCCGGCGTTCGTCGCCACGAGCGTGCTGCCGGCCGCGCCGCTGGCTGTCAACGTAATCCTTGCGGCCTGTACGATCGCAATCGTCGGCTACCTCCTCACCTGGCCGCGTCTCTCGGCCGTGCTCTTTGGCTCCTGGAGCCTCCTGTTCCCGATCGGCCTGGCTGTGATCGACGCCGTCTCGCTGTTCTCGATCGTCGGTCTCACCGCGCTCGGGTTCGCGTGGGTACCCTTCGGCTACGCACTCGGGCTCTGGTGG